One part of the Anaerofustis stercorihominis DSM 17244 genome encodes these proteins:
- a CDS encoding DUF6179 domain-containing protein — protein sequence MGIKGELNIRYDYEKILPILIDLMEKYTSKDSSSVPYETAEMLIQGISYCIEENFKDNAIIDRNVNVGFLYENGLNIVNNKVYEAKGIYEDLIIDFEDYDVRNYKDTILKGIPMFFIKYTPKYFPQNNILTLDYPLIKGIPSSKCGIELILYYLKSIKTENEFLRLFNRDVIIDFMEYQFNDYRNLYLDNICFPVLFNTICRFISGNDINSLILSEKDMMNVNSFFRNNSRMEIKNKVRNIINTVLSNEMSDYFMPLSDDYAFCFYNKRYGF from the coding sequence TTGGGAATAAAGGGAGAATTGAACATAAGATATGATTATGAAAAAATCCTTCCTATATTGATCGATTTAATGGAGAAATACACTTCAAAGGATAGTTCGTCCGTACCTTACGAAACAGCTGAAATGCTGATTCAAGGCATATCATATTGCATTGAAGAAAATTTTAAAGATAACGCTATCATAGATAGAAATGTAAATGTGGGATTTTTATACGAGAATGGACTTAATATAGTAAATAACAAAGTGTACGAAGCAAAAGGGATATATGAAGATTTGATAATTGATTTTGAAGATTATGATGTTAGGAATTATAAAGACACCATACTTAAGGGTATACCTATGTTCTTCATAAAATATACACCAAAGTATTTTCCTCAAAATAATATCCTGACTCTTGATTATCCGCTTATCAAAGGAATTCCAAGCAGTAAATGCGGTATAGAGCTGATTTTATACTATTTAAAATCCATAAAGACTGAAAATGAATTTTTAAGATTGTTTAACAGAGATGTAATCATAGACTTTATGGAATATCAATTTAACGATTATAGGAACTTATACTTAGATAATATATGTTTTCCCGTCCTGTTTAATACGATTTGCCGCTTTATTTCAGGAAACGACATAAATAGTCTTATTTTATCTGAGAAGGATATGATGAATGTAAATAGTTTTTTTAGAAATAATTCAAGAATGGAAATAAAAAACAAAGTAAGAAATATAATAAATACTGTTTTAAGTAATGAAATGTCGGATTATTTTATGCCTTTAAGTGATGATTATGCGTTCTGTTTTTATAATAAAAGGTATGGATTTTAA
- a CDS encoding peptidase U32 family protein yields MSELLAPAGDLEKLKYAFTYGADACYLGGKKFSMRANAGNFTIDEIREGADFAHSKNGKVYVTINISGRNNDFSELAKYVKDLDNAGVDGIIAADPGIIMTVRDTLPDMKISLSTQSSTTNYKSVEFWKRNGVNRIVLARELSFEDIKGICENKPEGMEIETFVHGAMCISYSGRCLLSNYLTGRDANRGDCAQPCRWKYSLMESTREGEYFPIEEHKEGSFIFNSKDLCLINHIHELMEAGVDSFKIEGRMKSIFYVSTVVNAYRNAIDAYERDKENYKIDESLFEELTKVSHRQYTEGFFFGNADSSTQNYGTSSYTRNYDFVAQVIGYNKEKGMYEIEQRNKFFVSDELELVRPREKSITFKIKKMFNEKGEEVESTPHPKERLFIQTDGTELSEFELIRKRV; encoded by the coding sequence ATGAGTGAATTACTTGCTCCTGCCGGAGATTTGGAAAAGTTAAAATATGCGTTTACTTACGGTGCGGACGCTTGTTACCTTGGAGGTAAAAAGTTTTCCATGAGAGCGAATGCGGGAAACTTTACTATAGATGAAATACGAGAAGGAGCCGATTTTGCTCACAGCAAAAATGGGAAAGTTTATGTTACTATCAATATTTCCGGAAGGAATAATGATTTTAGCGAGCTTGCAAAGTATGTAAAAGACTTAGATAATGCCGGAGTTGACGGGATAATAGCCGCCGACCCCGGTATTATCATGACCGTAAGAGATACTCTTCCTGATATGAAGATATCTCTTTCCACACAGTCCAGCACAACGAATTATAAAAGCGTTGAATTTTGGAAACGTAACGGAGTAAACAGGATAGTCCTTGCCAGAGAACTTTCTTTTGAGGATATCAAAGGGATATGTGAAAATAAACCCGAGGGAATGGAAATAGAAACGTTCGTTCACGGAGCTATGTGTATTTCTTATTCCGGAAGGTGTTTACTAAGTAATTACCTTACAGGCAGAGATGCAAACAGGGGAGACTGTGCACAGCCTTGCAGGTGGAAATATTCTCTTATGGAGAGTACGAGAGAAGGAGAATACTTCCCTATAGAAGAGCATAAAGAAGGCAGTTTTATCTTTAACTCAAAAGACCTATGCCTTATAAATCATATTCACGAGCTTATGGAAGCGGGAGTAGACAGTTTTAAGATTGAAGGCAGGATGAAGAGCATATTCTACGTTTCTACCGTTGTTAATGCATACAGAAATGCTATTGATGCATATGAAAGAGACAAGGAAAATTATAAAATAGATGAAAGCTTATTTGAAGAACTTACAAAAGTAAGTCACAGACAATATACCGAAGGGTTTTTCTTTGGTAATGCCGATTCGTCCACTCAAAACTATGGAACAAGTTCTTATACCAGAAATTACGATTTTGTAGCTCAGGTAATCGGATATAATAAAGAAAAAGGTATGTACGAAATAGAGCAGAGAAATAAATTCTTTGTATCCGACGAATTGGAACTTGTTAGACCGAGAGAAAAAAGTATCACCTTTAAAATCAAAAAAATGTTTAACGAAAAAGGAGAAGAAGTCGAAAGTACTCCGCACCCTAAAGAAAGGTTATTTATTCAAACCGACGGCACCGAACTCAGCGAGTTTGAGCTGATAAGAAAAAGAGTATAA
- a CDS encoding class II fructose-bisphosphate aldolase, protein MPLVTSKEILLKAKSENYAVPAFNFENMEMAKGIIEACEEAKSPVIMQTTTSTLNYIPPEIAASIVKYYAKDTSIPIVLHLDHGASFELSKRCIKAGYTSVMIDGSKMDFENNINVSKEVVDYAFEYDIPVECELGRVGGKEDENEVFDKDAVFTSPIKAKEFVENTGCSSLAVAIGTAHGPYKEEPKLDFERLKEIAKLVDVPLVLHGTSGINDEDVKKAISLGICKVNYATDLRMSFTNGVRMRLENRNIYDPKEYNTKGIKTMKDKVKRLIGVCGSENKA, encoded by the coding sequence ATGCCACTGGTTACATCAAAAGAAATACTGCTAAAAGCAAAATCGGAAAATTATGCCGTTCCCGCATTCAATTTTGAAAATATGGAGATGGCAAAAGGGATAATAGAAGCATGCGAGGAAGCAAAATCTCCTGTTATAATGCAGACGACGACTTCCACACTTAATTATATCCCTCCGGAAATAGCGGCTAGCATAGTTAAATACTATGCAAAAGATACAAGTATACCAATCGTACTTCATTTAGATCACGGAGCAAGCTTTGAGCTAAGTAAAAGATGTATAAAAGCAGGATATACATCGGTAATGATAGACGGTTCAAAAATGGATTTTGAGAATAATATAAATGTATCAAAAGAGGTTGTGGATTATGCTTTTGAGTATGATATACCTGTCGAATGTGAGCTTGGAAGAGTAGGTGGGAAAGAAGACGAAAATGAAGTATTTGATAAGGACGCTGTATTTACTTCTCCTATAAAAGCCAAAGAGTTCGTTGAAAATACGGGATGCAGCTCCCTTGCAGTTGCAATAGGGACCGCTCACGGACCATATAAAGAAGAGCCTAAGCTTGATTTTGAAAGACTGAAAGAAATAGCGAAATTGGTAGATGTACCTCTCGTACTTCACGGAACCAGCGGAATCAATGACGAAGACGTTAAAAAGGCAATAAGCCTTGGGATATGCAAAGTAAATTATGCAACCGACCTTAGGATGTCTTTTACGAACGGAGTAAGGATGAGACTTGAAAACAGAAATATTTACGACCCTAAAGAATATAACACTAAAGGGATAAAAACAATGAAAGACAAAGTAAAACGTCTGATAGGCGTATGTGGTTCTGAAAACAAAGCTTAA
- the pduL gene encoding phosphate propanoyltransferase: MKTRVPVGLSNKHVHLSRKDIDALFGEGYELKIKKPISQPGQFAAEEFVDVVGPKGTIKMRVLGPARPHAQIEILASDTFKLGVPKVIRDSWDLDGTPGCILRGPKGEVEIDKGVIVASRHIHMTISQAKEYGVKDGDIVKVRVPGERGLIFENVLIRSNERCGLEMHIDLEEGNAAGCKNGDMLEIIKD, from the coding sequence ATGAAAACTAGAGTACCTGTAGGGCTTTCAAATAAACACGTGCATCTTAGCAGAAAAGATATTGATGCATTATTTGGTGAAGGCTACGAATTAAAGATCAAAAAACCTATTTCACAACCGGGACAATTTGCTGCGGAAGAATTTGTCGATGTAGTAGGACCAAAAGGTACAATAAAAATGAGGGTTTTAGGTCCGGCAAGACCACATGCTCAAATCGAAATTTTGGCAAGTGATACTTTTAAGCTTGGTGTACCTAAAGTTATCAGAGATTCTTGGGATTTGGACGGAACACCCGGATGTATCTTAAGAGGACCTAAAGGTGAAGTAGAAATAGATAAAGGTGTTATAGTAGCAAGCAGACATATTCATATGACTATTTCTCAGGCAAAAGAATACGGAGTTAAAGACGGTGATATCGTTAAAGTCAGAGTTCCGGGAGAAAGAGGACTTATATTTGAAAATGTACTTATAAGATCCAACGAAAGATGCGGACTTGAAATGCATATAGACTTGGAAGAAGGAAATGCCGCAGGATGTAAAAACGGCGACATGCTTGAAATAATTAAAGACTAA
- the lgt gene encoding prolipoprotein diacylglyceryl transferase, translated as MLMTPNPIAFTIGSIEVRWYAICILTGILLALFFIAKRLKKLGIDPDILYDFIIVCLPLGIICARLYYVAFEWEYYSEHLNMIYRTWNGGLAIHGGLIGAFLGVYLVCRHHKLDFLKMLDVAAPCILLAQAVGRWGNYFNMEAHGSITNVPWAINVIDPTLGSIMVHPTFLYESIWDLIGFFLLYFIIDKKFKKFDGELICSYFIYYSIGRFFIEGLRTDSLMFLGLRIAQFVSLGLILAGIIGIYVIRKKHKIKDKDNDILENLKSENNRIEDIDNNEENIIKDNIDIKN; from the coding sequence ATGTTAATGACACCAAATCCTATAGCTTTTACTATAGGCTCCATAGAAGTAAGATGGTATGCAATATGTATTTTAACGGGAATACTTCTTGCACTGTTCTTTATAGCAAAAAGACTTAAAAAGCTTGGGATAGATCCCGATATACTCTATGATTTTATAATCGTATGCCTGCCTCTGGGAATAATATGTGCGAGACTTTATTATGTAGCGTTCGAATGGGAATACTACAGTGAACATCTCAATATGATATACAGGACTTGGAACGGAGGACTTGCCATACACGGTGGGCTTATAGGAGCATTCCTCGGGGTATATTTGGTATGCAGACATCACAAACTCGATTTTTTAAAAATGCTTGATGTCGCGGCTCCCTGTATACTTTTAGCACAGGCTGTGGGCAGATGGGGAAATTACTTCAACATGGAAGCTCACGGAAGCATTACGAATGTGCCATGGGCTATAAATGTAATAGATCCGACACTCGGCTCCATAATGGTTCATCCTACATTTCTCTACGAGTCCATTTGGGACTTGATCGGATTTTTCCTTCTTTATTTCATAATAGATAAGAAATTTAAGAAGTTCGATGGAGAGCTTATTTGTTCATATTTTATATATTATTCCATAGGAAGATTTTTTATTGAGGGGCTCAGAACGGACTCTTTAATGTTTTTAGGGCTTAGGATAGCCCAGTTTGTCAGTCTCGGTTTGATACTTGCCGGAATTATAGGTATATATGTAATAAGAAAGAAACATAAAATCAAAGATAAAGATAATGATATATTAGAGAACTTAAAGAGTGAAAACAATAGAATAGAAGATATAGATAATAACGAAGAAAATATAATAAAAGATAATATTGATATAAAAAACTAA
- a CDS encoding DUF6323 family protein, giving the protein MDNENIGLILGKITRKELDLIEKSNVNINKFGLTITREEAKEIIISKNEMLKKYKRIEFSSGVTEKIIYIFSDSAYIDRNNYIDTIKDLVDIFYNFKNETEDKLTDDELLNFMREQFDDVCYGDLGYLRDTCLERFSKAVRDESLDYIYTQGKNIYENLSEEQRWDKDLYQSIMKELFWE; this is encoded by the coding sequence ATGGATAATGAAAATATAGGTCTGATACTCGGTAAAATCACAAGGAAAGAACTTGATTTAATAGAAAAGTCAAATGTGAATATAAATAAGTTTGGTTTAACTATTACAAGAGAAGAAGCAAAAGAAATAATAATCAGCAAAAATGAAATGCTAAAGAAATATAAGAGGATAGAATTTTCATCCGGTGTGACGGAAAAAATAATCTATATATTCTCGGACAGTGCATATATAGACAGAAATAATTATATAGACACCATAAAAGACCTCGTGGATATATTTTACAACTTTAAAAACGAGACCGAAGATAAGCTAACGGATGACGAACTTTTGAATTTTATGAGAGAGCAGTTTGACGATGTATGTTACGGAGATTTGGGATACCTTAGAGATACTTGTTTGGAAAGATTTTCAAAAGCGGTAAGAGATGAGAGTCTAGATTATATTTATACCCAAGGAAAAAATATCTATGAAAATTTAAGTGAAGAACAAAGGTGGGATAAAGATTTATATCAAAGTATAATGAAAGAATTGTTTTGGGAATAA
- a CDS encoding branched-chain amino acid aminotransferase, which translates to MDIKYELVEKRKEKPDENNLGFGNYFTDHMFIMDYTEGKGWHDARIVPYGPLSIDPAMMVLHYAQETFEGLKAYRNEKGEILLFRPEMNAKRMINSNKRICMPGVPEDMFVEAVEKLVKCEKDWVPAKEETSLYIRPFVFASESSVGVHPAKTYKFIIILSPVGAYYPEGVNPVKIWVEDEYVRAVKGGTGFTKCGGNYAASIAAQVKAEENGYTQVLWLDGVHRKYVEEVGTMNAMFVIDGKVVTAALDGSVLPGVTRDSIIHILKDWGMEVEERDLSIDELMDAARSGKLTEAFGTGTAAVISPIGELCYKGEAVEINGFKTGELTQKLYDTLTGIQWGKIEDKFGWTRKIDL; encoded by the coding sequence ATGGATATAAAATATGAATTAGTAGAAAAAAGAAAAGAAAAACCGGATGAAAATAATTTAGGGTTCGGTAATTATTTTACCGACCATATGTTTATAATGGATTATACCGAAGGGAAAGGATGGCATGACGCAAGAATAGTTCCTTACGGACCTTTATCCATAGATCCCGCAATGATGGTTCTTCACTATGCACAGGAAACTTTTGAAGGACTTAAAGCTTACAGAAACGAAAAAGGTGAAATCTTATTATTCAGACCTGAAATGAATGCAAAACGTATGATTAACTCAAATAAGCGTATATGTATGCCGGGAGTGCCTGAAGATATGTTCGTGGAAGCGGTTGAAAAACTCGTTAAATGCGAAAAAGACTGGGTACCTGCAAAAGAAGAAACATCATTATACATCAGACCTTTTGTATTTGCTTCAGAGAGCAGTGTAGGAGTTCATCCAGCAAAGACATATAAATTTATAATCATCTTATCTCCTGTAGGAGCTTATTATCCCGAAGGAGTAAACCCTGTTAAGATTTGGGTTGAAGATGAATATGTAAGAGCAGTAAAAGGCGGTACGGGATTTACAAAATGCGGCGGTAATTATGCGGCAAGTATCGCAGCTCAGGTAAAAGCGGAAGAAAACGGATATACTCAAGTACTTTGGTTAGACGGTGTACACAGAAAATACGTTGAAGAAGTAGGTACGATGAATGCAATGTTCGTTATCGACGGAAAAGTCGTTACGGCGGCTCTTGACGGTTCCGTACTTCCGGGAGTTACGAGAGATTCCATAATCCATATACTAAAAGACTGGGGAATGGAAGTAGAAGAAAGAGATTTAAGTATAGACGAACTTATGGATGCGGCAAGAAGCGGAAAATTGACCGAAGCATTCGGTACCGGTACCGCAGCGGTAATATCTCCTATCGGAGAGCTATGCTATAAAGGCGAAGCCGTAGAAATCAATGGTTTTAAAACAGGCGAACTTACTCAAAAACTATATGACACTTTAACAGGTATCCAATGGGGTAAAATAGAAGATAAGTTCGGATGGACAAGAAAAATAGATTTATAA
- a CDS encoding HD domain-containing phosphohydrolase encodes MKNNKNVILIVDDIEMNRVILKELFKDEYIVYEACDGEEALGLINKLKESIDIILLDIIMPKVDGFEVLEELNSSGLMDKIPVFLVTAADAADMINKGYDMGVQDIVQKPFNPNIIKRRVKNAIELYNRRFRMEDTIFKQSEEIKLQDEKLKEQSLSIIDSLSTVVEFRDLESGEHVKRLRQITQLLLTEISKVKPEYGFTPALIETISIAAVMHDIGKIAIPDNILNKPGKLTDEEFEIMKTHTVKECEMLDSFKDIFDNENYEYYYGICRWHHEKWDGRGYPDGLKGNDIPIWAQVVSIADCFDALISPRVYKPPYEPVVAVEMILNGECGQFNPILLDCFKKVSDTLINFVTKDSDAIA; translated from the coding sequence ATGAAAAATAATAAAAATGTTATTTTAATTGTAGATGATATTGAAATGAACAGAGTGATTTTAAAAGAATTATTTAAAGATGAATATATCGTCTATGAAGCTTGTGACGGTGAAGAAGCTTTAGGTTTAATTAATAAGTTAAAAGAAAGTATTGATATAATACTTCTTGATATAATCATGCCAAAGGTAGATGGTTTTGAAGTTTTGGAAGAACTTAACTCTTCGGGATTGATGGATAAGATCCCTGTCTTTTTGGTAACCGCCGCAGATGCTGCGGACATGATAAATAAAGGTTATGATATGGGAGTTCAGGATATCGTTCAAAAACCATTCAATCCGAATATAATAAAACGCCGTGTCAAGAATGCCATAGAGCTTTATAACCGTCGTTTCAGAATGGAAGATACGATTTTCAAACAATCGGAAGAAATCAAACTTCAAGACGAAAAATTAAAAGAACAAAGCTTATCTATAATCGACTCTTTGAGTACTGTGGTAGAGTTTAGGGATTTGGAATCCGGAGAGCACGTTAAAAGACTTCGTCAGATAACTCAGCTGCTTTTGACCGAGATCTCAAAAGTAAAACCGGAATACGGCTTTACTCCCGCACTTATCGAAACCATATCAATCGCCGCCGTTATGCATGACATAGGTAAAATAGCTATCCCCGATAATATCCTTAATAAACCGGGAAAACTGACCGATGAGGAATTTGAAATAATGAAGACCCATACGGTCAAAGAATGTGAAATGCTTGATAGCTTTAAAGATATTTTCGACAATGAAAATTACGAATATTACTACGGCATATGCAGATGGCATCATGAGAAATGGGACGGAAGAGGATATCCCGACGGTTTAAAAGGAAATGATATACCTATTTGGGCGCAGGTAGTATCCATAGCTGATTGCTTTGATGCACTTATATCCCCGAGAGTATATAAACCGCCTTATGAACCCGTAGTTGCGGTCGAAATGATTTTAAACGGAGAATGCGGACAGTTTAATCCTATACTGCTTGACTGTTTTAAGAAAGTTTCTGATACTCTTATAAATTTTGTAACCAAAGACAGCGATGCTATAGCTTAA
- a CDS encoding DNA polymerase III subunit alpha: protein MSIPFTHLHVHTEYSLLDGFCKIKELPKLVKDMGMDSIAITDHGNMFGVIEFYRACRKEGIKPVLGCEIYMTMGDRKGRDPMNDKQSFHFILFAENEIGYKNLMKVVSIAYTEGFYYKPRADFDLLEKYSEGIIATSACIGGIIPRKINSGEIEEAKKYLERFINIYGKDNFFLEIQDHGLEEEKTANEELIKMAKEYGVGLIATNDSHYLRKSDSEAHDVLLCVQTASNLSDENRMRFPNDEFYIKTPEEMSDLFKYCPEAIENTHKIAERCNVEIEFGHYHLPVFPLPEGMTSQQYLKKLCMDGLYKKYDNVTKELTERLEYELGVINDMGFNDYFLIVWDFINYSRTHDIPVGPGRGSAAGSIVSYTLDITQIDPIKYALIFERFLNNERVSMPDIDIDFCYEKRHEAIEYVIEKYGFDNVSQIVTFGTLKPKAAVKDIARSMGISFDQSNKIAKLIPDEAKITIEKAIAMNPELHQMYDEDPTIKKLLDTAKAVEGMPRHSSTHAAGVIISDRAVSDYVPLYLNKDSIAAQFNMTTVEELGLLKMDFLGLKNLTVIKHTLDNIKLSKGIDVDIDNISLTDQNVFDTISRGDTIGVFQLASPGMQSFMQRLKPNTFEDIIAGISLYRPGPMDMIPTYIDNKHNPANISYLHPSLEPILNVTYGIIIYQEQVMQIVRDLAGYSMGRSDLIRRAMGKKKHEVIAKEREIFLHGNEEAFNKGEDKEKVHGCVAIGIDEKTGNEIYDLMEKFASYGFNKSHAAAYGVISYQTAYLKTYYPAEFMAALITVYIGSDDRMLYMNHLKEKGIKLLPPDVNKSYSRFTVDNGSVRFGLLALKGLGESAIEEIIQAREEKGDFTSFPDFVNKIEFNSLNKKGVESLILSGAFDSLGNNRRELYCVYEDFLNDTLRQRKQNIAGQTTLLEMLSQEENEQIEMTIPTMAEFETKEKLKFEKEVMGMYISGHPLAEHEEDLNKYTSMQLYEVYDRYGNKNSEEEEEAEPQPPVNNKYNKFNKNKRELITIGGLVTYVKVIYTKKDNKQMAFMTVEDLTSDMEIVVFPRTFEEYKDILKEDNKLIIKGQVSVKEEDEEKSVSIIADKIWDMEDKRSRPPAIRKKDVIQPRIKKVQEKAVSPEIKKANSKKIIGNSLTLVLNRINERTMSDIRKLFVKYKGDKKVVLFSPVSKKSYVADKSMWVQLEIGLIDELAELIGKNNIIIK, encoded by the coding sequence ATGTCTATACCATTTACACATTTACATGTACATACAGAATATTCATTACTGGACGGATTTTGTAAAATAAAAGAACTGCCTAAGCTCGTAAAAGATATGGGCATGGACAGCATTGCCATAACCGACCATGGAAATATGTTTGGTGTTATAGAATTTTACAGAGCATGCAGAAAGGAAGGTATAAAACCTGTCCTTGGATGTGAAATATATATGACCATGGGAGACAGAAAAGGCAGAGATCCGATGAATGACAAGCAAAGCTTCCACTTTATACTGTTTGCGGAAAATGAAATCGGATATAAAAACCTTATGAAAGTCGTATCCATAGCTTATACCGAAGGATTTTACTATAAACCCAGAGCCGACTTCGATTTACTTGAAAAATACTCGGAAGGGATCATTGCGACCAGTGCCTGTATCGGGGGTATAATCCCGAGAAAGATAAACAGCGGAGAAATAGAAGAAGCAAAGAAATATCTTGAAAGATTTATCAATATATACGGGAAAGATAACTTTTTCCTTGAGATACAAGACCATGGACTTGAAGAAGAAAAAACCGCAAACGAAGAATTGATAAAAATGGCAAAGGAATACGGAGTGGGACTCATTGCTACAAACGACTCCCATTATTTAAGGAAATCCGATTCCGAAGCTCATGACGTCCTTCTTTGCGTACAGACTGCAAGTAACTTAAGCGATGAAAACAGGATGCGTTTCCCCAACGATGAGTTTTATATAAAAACTCCCGAGGAAATGAGCGACCTTTTTAAATATTGTCCCGAAGCTATAGAAAATACACATAAGATTGCCGAAAGATGTAATGTGGAGATAGAATTCGGACATTATCATTTGCCTGTATTTCCTCTTCCTGAAGGAATGACTTCTCAGCAGTATCTTAAAAAGCTTTGTATGGACGGCTTATATAAGAAATATGATAATGTTACAAAAGAATTAACGGAAAGACTTGAATATGAACTCGGCGTAATAAACGATATGGGCTTTAATGATTATTTCCTTATCGTTTGGGATTTCATCAATTATTCAAGGACTCACGATATCCCCGTAGGTCCGGGAAGAGGAAGTGCTGCGGGAAGTATAGTAAGTTATACGCTGGATATAACTCAAATCGACCCGATCAAATATGCACTTATCTTTGAAAGGTTCCTAAATAACGAAAGAGTATCTATGCCCGATATCGATATCGACTTCTGCTACGAAAAAAGGCATGAAGCAATAGAATACGTTATCGAAAAATACGGATTTGACAACGTTAGTCAGATAGTTACATTCGGAACGCTAAAACCGAAAGCGGCGGTTAAAGATATAGCAAGAAGTATGGGCATAAGTTTCGACCAATCCAATAAAATTGCTAAGTTAATCCCCGACGAAGCAAAGATAACGATAGAAAAAGCCATTGCAATGAACCCGGAACTTCATCAGATGTACGACGAAGACCCTACGATAAAGAAACTTCTCGATACCGCTAAAGCGGTGGAAGGTATGCCAAGGCATTCATCTACTCATGCGGCGGGAGTTATCATCTCCGACAGAGCCGTTAGTGACTATGTACCGTTATACTTGAATAAAGACAGTATAGCCGCACAGTTCAACATGACCACGGTAGAAGAACTCGGGCTTCTTAAAATGGACTTTTTGGGTCTTAAGAACTTGACCGTAATCAAACATACTTTGGATAATATAAAACTCTCAAAGGGCATTGATGTAGATATAGATAATATAAGCCTTACTGATCAGAATGTTTTCGACACTATAAGCAGAGGCGATACCATAGGTGTATTCCAGCTTGCAAGCCCCGGAATGCAGAGTTTCATGCAGAGACTTAAACCGAATACATTTGAAGATATCATAGCGGGTATCTCACTTTATCGTCCGGGCCCTATGGACATGATACCTACCTATATAGATAACAAACATAACCCTGCTAATATAAGCTATCTTCACCCTTCACTGGAACCTATCCTTAACGTAACCTACGGTATCATCATTTACCAGGAACAGGTTATGCAGATAGTTAGGGACTTGGCAGGCTATTCAATGGGACGTAGTGACCTTATCAGAAGAGCCATGGGTAAGAAAAAACATGAAGTTATCGCAAAAGAAAGAGAAATCTTTCTCCACGGTAACGAAGAAGCCTTTAATAAAGGTGAAGACAAGGAAAAAGTTCACGGCTGTGTAGCGATAGGTATAGATGAAAAGACGGGTAATGAAATCTATGACTTGATGGAAAAATTTGCGTCATATGGTTTTAATAAATCTCATGCGGCGGCATACGGAGTTATCTCATATCAGACCGCATATTTAAAGACTTATTATCCCGCTGAATTCATGGCTGCCCTTATAACCGTTTATATAGGTTCAGACGACAGGATGTTATACATGAACCATTTAAAGGAAAAAGGTATCAAACTCCTTCCTCCCGATGTAAACAAGAGTTATTCTCGTTTTACCGTTGATAACGGGAGCGTAAGATTTGGTTTACTGGCATTAAAAGGACTCGGAGAATCAGCCATTGAAGAAATAATCCAGGCAAGAGAAGAAAAAGGAGATTTTACTTCATTCCCTGATTTTGTAAATAAAATAGAATTCAATTCCTTAAATAAAAAAGGAGTTGAAAGCTTGATTTTATCGGGAGCCTTTGACAGCCTAGGAAACAACAGAAGAGAGCTTTACTGTGTATATGAAGACTTCTTAAACGATACTTTAAGACAGCGTAAACAAAATATTGCGGGACAGACTACTCTTCTTGAAATGCTTTCACAGGAGGAAAACGAACAAATCGAAATGACTATACCTACTATGGCGGAATTCGAAACAAAAGAAAAGCTTAAATTCGAAAAAGAGGTAATGGGAATGTACATAAGCGGACATCCCCTTGCGGAACACGAAGAAGACCTCAATAAATATACGAGCATGCAGCTATATGAAGTATATGACAGGTATGGCAATAAAAATTCCGAAGAAGAGGAAGAAGCGGAACCTCAGCCCCCTGTAAACAATAAATATAATAAGTTCAATAAAAACAAGAGAGAACTTATCACGATTGGCGGACTTGTAACTTATGTAAAAGTGATTTATACAAAAAAAGACAATAAGCAAATGGCTTTTATGACAGTTGAAGATTTGACTTCGGATATGGAAATAGTCGTATTCCCGAGGACATTCGAGGAATATAAGGACATATTGAAAGAAGACAATAAGCTAATAATAAAAGGTCAGGTAAGCGTCAAAGAAGAAGACGAGGAAAAAAGCGTATCCATAATCGCAGATAAGATATGGGATATGGAAGACAAAAGGAGCAGACCGCCTGCAATAAGGAAAAAAGACGTTATTCAGCCAAGGATAAAAAAAGTACAGGAAAAAGCTGTATCTCCCGAAATAAAGAAAGCAAATTCAAAGAAAATAATCGGCAATTCTCTTACATTGGTACTAAACAGGATAAATGAAAGAACGATGAGCGATATCAGAAAACTTTTCGTCAAATACAAAGGAGATAAAAAAGTCGTACTTTTCTCCCCTGTTTCAAAGAAATCCTATGTTGCGGACAAGAGTATGTGGGTACAGCTTGAAATAGGGCTTATAGATGAGCTTGCGGAGCTTATAGGAAAGAATAATATTATTATTAAATAA